The proteins below are encoded in one region of Juglans microcarpa x Juglans regia isolate MS1-56 chromosome 4D, Jm3101_v1.0, whole genome shotgun sequence:
- the LOC121260423 gene encoding probable serine/threonine-protein kinase PBL1: MSLVKSDVQAFGVLLLRLFCRRSAPEDDESLIQWARPLVLEGAFPELLDDDSKDYDPYGVYTVFCAAAKCTSSRPDSRPCMSDVISILKQERFCEYAIP; this comes from the exons ATGTCTCTAGTAAAATCCGATGTCCAAGCTTTCGGAGTTCTACTCTTGAGGTTGTTTTGCAGAAGATCTGCACCAGAAGATGATGAAAGCTTGATTCAGTGG GCTCGACCATTGGTGTTGGAAGGAGCATTCCCTGAGTTACTGGATGATGACTCCAAGGATTATGACCCATATGGAGTTTATACAGTGTTTTGTGCGGCTGCAAAGTGCACAAGTAGTAGGCCAGATTCACGTCCATGCATGAGTGAC gtgATCTCAATTCTCAAACAAGAAAGATTCTGCGAATATGCAATTCCATAA